The genomic DNA TTCGCCTGTATGGTGACGGGACGGCCCTGGAACTCGGTCATTCATGGAGTGGATAAGGTGAAGCAGGATGATGCAGAGGTGAGCATGGAACTGAACTTTGATTGCACTGCAAGGATTTCCGCCTAATCCGCTATTAACATTTGCAGAAGGAACTGATCCAAAACGAAGGCAAGCTCGTACTGCCGCACATTTCCGACGTGCTCGAGAAGGTCGACCGCcagatgctgctggtgctgaaaaCGAACGATCTAATACGAGGCATCGAAACAACACTCCGCACCCAGAACCGCATGACCGCATTCTGGGTCATGTCCAAGTGTTGCGTGAAAAGCATCGGCAGCCAGGAGTACCTTGGTGCGGCGGATACGTGGACCAAGCTGGCCACCTGCCTGCGGGAGCAGTGGTGCATACTGAAGCTAAACCTTTACTACCTTTACCGGGGGATCGTATCGTTGCACCTACTGTCAGCACTGAAGATGATCTTCTGAAGCGGATCGGGGGTGCAGACGGAtacattacacacacacacacctgcctATTCACTCGAAACCTACTCAGGAAGAAGGGACACAGGTTTGCAGATGACGCACAGATTTCGTTTAGCTGTATCCCGCCGAAGGCACCGTGAAGGTCATTAAGCAactattttccaaaaaaatgATGCTAATTAGCTAAACGGAAGCATCTTAAGGGGTTCTATTTTGCATTGCTTTTATCCCATAATTTGCAACCGATATTTATTATGCTTTTTTTGCGCCAAATTccccccaaacacacacacacacgcaccaatTGATTTCACCATTTGCGAGTGTATACGTTTAAGTTTGCTTGTTTCATCATtagtaaaatattaattaccGCACGTAGGGAAGAAAAAGTGTAGGTAGTTTAGGTATGTATTGTGCGCGGGTACGGGTCAAGGTTAGTTCTACCGGTAGAACGAGCTGGTAATTAAGTGTTCATAATAGTGCGTATATCTGCAAAACGataattttctgtttttgctttttgttgggCATTAGAATTGTgaagaaattaataaaaattatgtgTATGAAAAGTACCAAGAACGGGAATCGGGTGATGTGATCTACCTATACAAACTAAGCGACGTCATGTAagtagtttaaaatttaaagtttACTTTCCTGCATCTTGAGGGTGGCAAACCGAGTTTGGAACCTCTGGATGCTGATCGAGTGCGACCTGACAAGTAGAAAAAGAGACTCTCCTTCTTTGAGGCCCACTGAAGGCAACCACTCCGCCCGTGGGTTAATCCTCTAATGTAGATGGGAATCAACATCTAGCTTCTTTCTTCCTCAGTTGGCCATGAGAATTTCGATGAGCAGTTAGCACTTCATGTTCACCTCAAGAGAGATGCAAAAAAGATGAAGATAAAGAAACGTTTCCACAACACCAACAAAGAACTAGAAGAGGAAAactaaaatattcatttccaGCGGACACTACATTCGAAATGATCCAATAATGCATGGAAAGTggtttaccaaaaaaaaaaacagagataAAAGTGCGAATATACAAGAGGGACTACTAAAAACCATTTTTGGGCAGTATTAATTATGCTCAAATGAAGAAGCCATACGTGCGGCGGAACCTCACCACGAACGAACAATAACACTGCTATCGCCAAGCAAGAGTTCCTGGTTTGGAAAATCAACCCCTGTTCGGATTTCCCTTCCAACAGCATCAAATCctatttttcattatttgcagcattttcaaataaaacagcatGGCGTGTTTTGGTTGAATTTCACtgcttctttctcttcttcttttgtttgtgaaTTCTTCCCCATCGCTGTCAAACGACGGCCCTTTCACGACGGaactagtgatgggaataacTACTCAGTAACGTGAATTTAATAAGATTGAGTGCGTTAGAATTGTGGGCTTAAGTCTGAATGATGGGGGGTTGCgaatctattcagactttagcctcACGGGgtatctcactctctcactctctcacatTTTAACTCAATAACTGTTTTACTCACTCGTGAGTTAAATATCACATCGAAAGATGAAAACATGTTGGCTCaaatgggtaaaagactcgagaagaccCCTTCTACTAAAAtctttggtaaaagactcgagaaggccccccctagaatcttttgtgtgtagCACTGTGGcttgtcatttttgttgtacagtggaatttctgtatggtcaaaacccatttgatgtaaacattgtgcattgttccttaatactgttaatagacagtgaatagaacttgataaaatacattgtaacaagtggtttgagattatgatattcttatgtttcctcctttgctgaatatcaatgcaaggtaacaagtattcatcgaattactgttccgttaccgtccgagaacgccgtgcatgttttaggcccgattgttcacccctagtgcgactgaaaactagtacgaagcccctgtaacccaaaatgaatggtagggttagcggagaggggattttaatcaaataataacaatattttattcgactttcttcaaccaattttgaccacactgaaagcacactgaaagctcactgtgaagctctcgcaacgtgtactgcggattgcatacctttaggcgtaaatcctacagcgcctaacaaattttgtcaggggggggccttctcgagtcttttaccaaatcttTTGTGTATAGCACTGTggtctgtcatttttattgcacagtgggatttttgtatggtcataactcgtttcatataaacattgcgcattgttccttaatactgtaactggacagcgagtagagcatgatcATATACAtttgtaagaagtgattttaAATGTTGTTATTCTTagttttcctccttttctgaatatctatgcccgttaacaagtatccatcgaactaACGTTtcgttacagtccgggaacactgtgtatgttgtaagcctgattggtcactcctagcgtgaccaaaaattttttacGGACctcctgtaagccaatataactggtcaggatagagggagggcgatttaatcgaataataagcaatatttcattcgactttattaaaccatttttgacTACACTGAAAACACACTGTGAatctttcgcaacgtgtactgcggattgcatacattcaggcgtaaatcctacagtggctaacaatttttttcagGGGGGGGGTCTTCTCAAGTCTTTTACCGAAGATTTCAATCATTTCAGTCATTTGGTAAGATTTAACGcattcactcattctgacTCAGTTTGTACATCACTAGACGGTCCGGGTATGGGGTTTGACAGTTtgcgaacgaaagaaaaaccgcGAAAGGAACTACTGCATCCGCCCGTTCGTAATTATTTGGCTCGGCATAAACGATAGTTTGTGAATTTCCCTGCTTCTACTCACCAGTTTCGGGTGGGGGAAAAATTACACCAAGTGTTTACTGTTTACTTCGCACTGTCTGCAAACCATAACAGACGGGTCGGAAGGCAATTttccgaccagcagcagcagcagcagccacaaccGCACAGACAGGGAAGACCCACAGGAATAATTTTGCTCCGTAATCATGCAGAAACAATGGGAACTGATCAAAGAATTTTCACTGCCGGCGGAACTCTCGCTAAGCATCACCTATCTGCAGCGAGCTTTACGGGACTGCGTTTTCCAGCATCAGGTAAGCCAGGAATCGCTGGCACACTGGGACGGACACCATCGGAACTCACGTTCCCTGGTTTGTATTTGTTTCGTGCAACCGACTGAACAGCGGCAGACTACAATTTCGCAAACATGCGATATCTTGCCCGTCGTCGTTAAATTCTCTTAACCATTATTACAACACTTTCGTTTCTAATTTCATGTTaccgttgctgctggtggacaGGTTTTGGCTTCGAAAATCAATAATTTACCAATGCACCAGGTAAAAAGAGATTCGTTCCTTCTATATGAACGCGGAGTGAGAGAGTCACTTTCAAGAAGCGCTACCAATCGGGAATGCCGCTAATTATGATTCTTTCTCCGAATTTCTTTGCCTACTACGATGGAATCACTTTTTGCATTAGCGCCCGAAAGTCAAACAGTACATGTTGGAGCTGGAACGGGAAATGCTATCGATCGGAAAGGAACAGGAAGGACTGGTGCGGCAGTTATCCGAGCGGGTTAAGCGGTTCCAGATGACCGTCCAATCGCAACATCTCGTTACGCTGAGCGACGATCTGCTGTACGGGTTTGTGACACGCCAGCTGGCAACCCAGCACGAAACGGCCGTTATTTCGGGCGCACCGAAACACATTTCCCAGCGCTGGAGCGCAACCGAACTGGCCCAAAAGTACAGGTCTGTCCACCAACAAATTTACACAACAGCCCAGGGCCGATAATAATctatctcttttttttaccttcTCCTTTTTCAGTCTGGAAACAATTCTCGGTACGGTTGCTGTGATGCAGGAGGAATTTAAATCGGAACCGCTTGAACAGCAAACCGATGACAACGACGAcgtggatgatgacgatgaggacgaAGAAAGCAGCAGCTGGAACCCGGTAATGCCCCTCTCGGACGCCAAAAGGTACAAAAAGCAGGGGAAATCGGCTCCGAAAACGTATACGCAGCACACCAGCACGAGCCATCAGTCGCTTCTGAAGCGGAAACCATCCGTGGCAGCACCCACCACGGACAAGCGCCATTTTGCTGGGATTGCCGTCCAAAGCAAGCAAACGTCTGCCGCGAACGGTGCCGCCAAGCTAAAGAGCGAGAAGGAGCAGAAGATACTGACCGAACCGCCGGCGGCCGAAGAAGTGTCCGAAGACGAAGATCCGGCAGAGAGTGTGCTGCGCGGTACGTGGGTCCCCGGCTGTCCGGGACGACCGCCCAAAGCGGCCAAGTACCTGTCCGCGGCCAAGTTGGCACAAATCCGGGCACGGCGTGCATCGGTCCCGGTTGGCCCAAAGCCGGTCGATGCTGGGACCGCGCTCGCTGCCCAGCAGAAGCGAGCCTCCAAACGGATAGAGGTGTTGACGGAAAAGATTAAACCGATCGAGTCGGGTGAGGatgaggagcagcagcagcagcagctggaggTGATGACCACGTCGGCTGCAGTACGTCGCGGCCGTAGCAATCTTCTGCAGGCACTTAAAAAACAGAAGCGCGGTCCAGGACGGCCGAGCTTGACCAGCTTAGCGCAACGAGGCGCAAAGCAGGGTCCCGTGCCCAGCGTTAGCAGTAAGCTTGTGAAGCACTCGTCGTTCTCGGCTTCCTCCGGATCGTCACCGAATTCCCGTTCGTCCACACCGACCTGGGGCAACGCGGCACGTCAGCATTCGGAAGACTCGTGCGACCGTCGTTCGTCCTCGACCGAGTATCCGCCGCTGTTGCTGAACGATCCGGGCGAACCAGCCACGCCGACCCTCACCAGCATCTACGAGCTGGAGCAGGACGCGTTTTTGCGCTACTTCGGGCTTCACACGCCGGAGGAAGCAAAAGCCCTCAAAGAACGCAAGCGCGAACGAAAGCGCCGCAGCTGTTACAGCACGGAGCGGAAAGACTTTCACTACGGCAAGCTGGATTActacgagcagcagcagcagtatcagGCGGTACGTGCCTCGAGACGGACCCATCAACGGCCGATCCTTTACTCACCTCCGGTGGCCGTGGCGAAGAGGCGGAAGCAATCAACACTGCCGACCGCTGggaacagcatcagcagcagcagcagcggtagtTCAATCGCACGCCAatacaacaaccaccaccatcaacggCCACAACCTGCCAACATTTTCGCCGCGATGGATAAAAGGACGTGCTTTGTGTGTTTCAAAAGTGGTAAGAGCAACACGCGTCGCGATGGCTCGCGGCTCGTGGTAAATAGCTAATGAGGGTgccctgtttttgttttgtttcaggaACAACGGATGAGCTGGGCGCCTGCATGAACTGTTGCAACATTTATCATCTCAACTGCCACACGATTGACGAACGGTCCGATGCGTACCGCCAGCGGGATGATCTCTGCCCCGTTTGTCTTGTCTCGGACGATAAGTAAGCGGGCTCGGGTTGGGGACTGTAATCGTCCGTTACTCTATGATCTTTAGCCAAtaatctaatgtcgtctaatGTCGATTTTAAATATGATTTGTTATTATTAGGACGCTTCCCGTAGCGAGCGGCATGTACATAAGTATAGGTTACTATGATCGTCTACGCATCGTAAGACACCACTACTAATCAACACTTGTAACTCAGGTGTAATAAAACTATgaacgatttttgtttttaaactcAATTAACTATGGACGGTCTTTAATGCGTCACGCTGTATAATTGTAATTTAAACGGCGTTTATATTAGATCGCTGCCACATCCCTCTTCATTTCGTTTCTTACAGCGAGACAAATGGTTTGAATACGTTTCTTGGTATTGGTGGTTTCATACGACGAAGGAACCTTTTATCTCTTTTAGAGGgccgaaaaaaataaatttacgcGTAAGtggatattttaaattaaggatggtcttcacatggtagaaccgggattcaaatcccatccagatccgCCTTCCCGTACACGCTAGACTTGGTATTTGAGCTACGGGTACaaaaaaacatagaaaatcGGAAATGGTGGTGGTAGGCCGGGACctatcgaggttgtagtagtGGCACAGAATAAGAAGAATATTAAGTCCTACTTTACGAGGAGGCGGTTGAGATGGGATTCTTTACCCAGTTCGGCCGTGTACTGGCCTCATAGCCAGTAGGCCAACGGTCCATTATGGTAACCTTCCTTCCTGGCGGACGTATTATGCCA from Anopheles stephensi strain Indian chromosome 2, UCI_ANSTEP_V1.0, whole genome shotgun sequence includes the following:
- the LOC118503070 gene encoding uncharacterized protein LOC118503070 — protein: MQKQWELIKEFSLPAELSLSITYLQRALRDCVFQHQVLASKINNLPMHQRPKVKQYMLELEREMLSIGKEQEGLVRQLSERVKRFQMTVQSQHLVTLSDDLLYGFVTRQLATQHETAVISGAPKHISQRWSATELAQKYSLETILGTVAVMQEEFKSEPLEQQTDDNDDVDDDDEDEESSSWNPVMPLSDAKRYKKQGKSAPKTYTQHTSTSHQSLLKRKPSVAAPTTDKRHFAGIAVQSKQTSAANGAAKLKSEKEQKILTEPPAAEEVSEDEDPAESVLRGTWVPGCPGRPPKAAKYLSAAKLAQIRARRASVPVGPKPVDAGTALAAQQKRASKRIEVLTEKIKPIESGEDEEQQQQQLEVMTTSAAVRRGRSNLLQALKKQKRGPGRPSLTSLAQRGAKQGPVPSVSSKLVKHSSFSASSGSSPNSRSSTPTWGNAARQHSEDSCDRRSSSTEYPPLLLNDPGEPATPTLTSIYELEQDAFLRYFGLHTPEEAKALKERKRERKRRSCYSTERKDFHYGKLDYYEQQQQYQAVRASRRTHQRPILYSPPVAVAKRRKQSTLPTAGNSISSSSSGSSIARQYNNHHHQRPQPANIFAAMDKRTCFVCFKSGTTDELGACMNCCNIYHLNCHTIDERSDAYRQRDDLCPVCLVSDDK